In Chrysiogenia bacterium, the DNA window CCCGCCGACGGGGGGCTGCCAATCATAGACATAAATGTTTTTTTCTGACTCAGAATTTCAAAATGATTCCAATGGGTTGAGCTGGTTTCGGAGCTTCTTTGAACCAGTGGGCGCTCAAAAAGTAATAGACAAAATTGTTTATAATTCGTAGATTCCCCCAAAACACGCTGACGCGCACCTCGGCAGCACTGGGAAGAGCACGCCGGATTCGAAGAGGACGCGTTCGAAGCGCAAGAAGGGGACAAGAAAGATGGAAGAGAGAAATAGAGAAGATTCGATGAACTGGCGCACGCGGGCCCGCAGGCTCACTTGCACGATTGCTGTGCTGGCGGCGGTATTGCTGCTGGCGCCGCTGACGGCCCGGGCCGGAGGCTCGACGCCTCCGCCGCCGAGCAACAACGACTTGGGCCTGCAGTCGGGCTGGGGTATCACGGTGCAGTATTCGTTCTGGCTTACCGAGCGCACCGCCGTGGTCGGTGTTCACACCGATCTGATCGATCCTGACGCCGTGAACGGCCCGCACGAGGTGCGCATCACCTTCCCGGCAAACTACTGGAACAGCGGGGGCACACGTTACCCGGTGCTCTACCTCATGCACGGCGGCGCCGGCGGCAGCTCGCGCCAGTGGACCACCGAGGGCGGCGCGGCCGAGTGGATTACGCGCGATGCACCGCTGATCACCGTCATGCCCGACTGCGGCAAGGTCGGCTGGTTCTACGACTGGCCGAACATGAACCAGGGCATGCAGGCCTGGGAGAGCTACCACATCGACCAGCTCATCCCCTGGGTGGACCAGAACCTGCGCACCATTGCACGCAAGGAAGGTCGCGCGATTGCGGGTCTGTCCATGGGCGGTTTCGGCGCCATTCACTATGCGCAGGACCGTCCCGACCTGTTCGCCTACGCGGGCAGCTTCTCGGGCGCGCAGGATCTCGAAGACCAGAGCATCCGCGCCACGATCGTCGAGCAGTCCATTCAGAACGGTTACTGGAGCTATCCCTTCGGGCCGGTGATCTGGCCCTTCGATACGACCTGGGTTGAAAACAACCCGCTGCGCCGCGCCGACCGTCTGCGCACGGTGTGGGTCGCGCTCTATGCCGGTGACGGCATCAACGACCAGGACATTCTCGAGCGCACCGTGGGTTGGTCCTCGTTCCAGCTCAGCAATGCGTTGGACGCCCAGGGCATCCCCCACTTCTGGTGGATGTACGGCCGCGGACCCGGACTGCCCTGGGGCTGCGACGGCGGGCACAACTTCAACTGCTGGAACTTCGCCTTCGAGCATGCGCTGCCCGGGATGATGGATCACCTCTGGCATCCGTAGAAAACACAGGCACAGAGACGGCCGGGCGGGACTGAAACCGCCCGGCCACTTCCAGAAGAGGAGAAGCGGCCATGCAGAGATTCGAATTCCAGGGACAAAGCATTGCATACGTGCGAAGCGGTAAAGGAGCGCCGGTCGTCTTTCTGCACAACGGCGGAACCTCTCACTCCATCTGGGACGAAGTGGCCGGCAAGATCTCCGCCCATCGCGAAGTCTTTGCCATCGACCTGCCCGGCTACGGCGAGTCTTCGAAACCCGGAACCGGTTATGAGCTGGGCAGCTACGTGCGGCTCATCGAGGAATTTGTGAGCGCGCACGAGCTTGCGCAGGTCACTCTGGTCGGTAACTGCATGGGAAGTGCGATCTCTCTGGCCTATGCGAGCGCGCATCCGGAAAGGGTGCGAGCGCTCGTGCTGGTCAATCCGCTGACCGAAGCCACCTTTGCGGCCGGGTCCCTGGGAACCATCCGGCGCCTCGATCAGGGCGCGCCGAAGCTTGCGCGCTTGATGTTTGGCCTGGCAGGGCGCCTGCGTATGCCGCGCTGGAGCGCCGGTCCGGTGATCAGCATGCAACTCGGGGGGATGGGCCGTGCCGCGGGAGTTGCGCAGACGGCTTTCCTGCGCGAGGCGCACGCCAGTCGCGGCCAGCTCCGCTCCCTGCTTGGCGTGGTCGAGGACTTCGACTCCTACGCCGCCCTCGACAGATTCTCGCCCGCCCCCGATTTCCCGCCGATCTGCACGATCTGGGGAATCGAGAACCGCATTCTTTCGGCTGATGCGGGGATGGAACTGAACCGGACCCTGCGACCCCGGCGCCAGGAATGGCTCGAGGGCTGCGGGCATCTGTGCATGATGGAGCGGCCCGGCGCGGTGGCCGAAATCATCGAGGACTTTCTCAGTAACTGCGAACAGGGCCGCGGCGAAGCGGCCGCTGCGAACAAAGTGGAGAGTGTGGCATGAACATTACCGGGAACAACGTCTTCAACCTGGCGGAAATCGCACTGGAGGTCGCGCGTACCGATCCCGATCGCATCGCGGTCA includes these proteins:
- a CDS encoding esterase, translated to MNWRTRARRLTCTIAVLAAVLLLAPLTARAGGSTPPPPSNNDLGLQSGWGITVQYSFWLTERTAVVGVHTDLIDPDAVNGPHEVRITFPANYWNSGGTRYPVLYLMHGGAGGSSRQWTTEGGAAEWITRDAPLITVMPDCGKVGWFYDWPNMNQGMQAWESYHIDQLIPWVDQNLRTIARKEGRAIAGLSMGGFGAIHYAQDRPDLFAYAGSFSGAQDLEDQSIRATIVEQSIQNGYWSYPFGPVIWPFDTTWVENNPLRRADRLRTVWVALYAGDGINDQDILERTVGWSSFQLSNALDAQGIPHFWWMYGRGPGLPWGCDGGHNFNCWNFAFEHALPGMMDHLWHP
- a CDS encoding alpha/beta hydrolase — protein: MQRFEFQGQSIAYVRSGKGAPVVFLHNGGTSHSIWDEVAGKISAHREVFAIDLPGYGESSKPGTGYELGSYVRLIEEFVSAHELAQVTLVGNCMGSAISLAYASAHPERVRALVLVNPLTEATFAAGSLGTIRRLDQGAPKLARLMFGLAGRLRMPRWSAGPVISMQLGGMGRAAGVAQTAFLREAHASRGQLRSLLGVVEDFDSYAALDRFSPAPDFPPICTIWGIENRILSADAGMELNRTLRPRRQEWLEGCGHLCMMERPGAVAEIIEDFLSNCEQGRGEAAAANKVESVA